One part of the Arabidopsis thaliana chromosome 1 sequence genome encodes these proteins:
- the UGE3 gene encoding UDP-D-glucose/UDP-D-galactose 4-epimerase 3, whose amino-acid sequence MGSSVEQNILVTGGAGFIGTHTVVQLLNQGFKVTIIDNLDNSVVEAVHRVRELVGPDLSTKLEFNLGDLRNKGDIEKLFSNQRFDAVIHFAGLKAVGESVGNPRRYFDNNLVGTINLYETMAKYNCKMMVFSSSATVYGQPEIVPCVEDFELQAMNPYGRTKLFLEEIARDIHAAEPEWKIILLRYFNPVGAHESGRIGEDPKGIPNNLMPYIQQVAVGRLPELNVFGHDYPTMDGSAVRDYIHVMDLADGHVAALNKLFSDSKIGCTAYNLGTGQGTSVLEMVSSFEKASGKVRFSLISAIMQ is encoded by the exons ATGGGTTCTTCTGTGGAACAGAACATTTTGGTGACTGGTGGTGCTGGATTCATTGGAACACATACTGTTGTTCAGCTTTTGAATCAGGGTTTTAAGGTTACGATCATTGATAATCTTGATAACTCTGTCGTTGAAGCTGTTCATAGGGTTAGGGAACTTGTTGGTCCTGATCTCTCTACCAAGCTTGAATTCAATCTG GGTGATCTAAGAAACAAAGGAGATATTGAGAAACTCTTTTCCAATCAGAG ATTTGATGCTGTGATTCACTTTGCTGGTCTTAAAGCTGTGGGAGAAAGTGTTGGAAACCCTCGTCGTTACTTTGATAATAACTTAGTTGGAACTATCAATCTATATGAGACCATGGCAAAATACAACTGCAAAATG ATGGTGTTTTCGTCGTCTGCAACAGTTTATGGTCAACCTGAAATAGTCCCATGTGTGGAAGACTTTGAGTTACAGGCTATGAATCCTTATGGTCGTACTAAG CTGTTTCTTGAAGAGATAGCTAGAGACATTCACGCTGCGGAACCAGAATGGAAGATAATTCTTCTGAGGTACTTCAATCCGGTTGGAGCTCACGAGAGTGGAAGAATTGGAGAAGATCCAAAGGGCATACCGAATAATCTCATGCCTTATATCCAACAAGTGGCGGTTGGAAGATTACCTGAACTCAATGTATTTGGACATGATTATCCTACCATGGATGGTAGCGCG GTTAGAGACTACATCCATGTAATGGATTTAGCAGATGGCCATGTGGCTGCGttaaacaaattgttttcagACTCAAAGATTG GCTGTACTGCTTATAATCTTGGCACTGGTCAAGGAACTTCTGTCTTAgaaatggtttcttcttttgaaaaagCTTCTGGCAAGGTAagattttctcttatttccGCAATTATGCAATGA
- a CDS encoding Zinc finger, C3HC4 type (RING finger) family protein (Zinc finger, C3HC4 type (RING finger) family protein; FUNCTIONS IN: zinc ion binding; EXPRESSED IN: 24 plant structures; EXPRESSED DURING: 15 growth stages; CONTAINS InterPro DOMAIN/s: Zinc finger, RING-type (InterPro:IPR001841), Zinc finger, C3HC4 RING-type (InterPro:IPR018957); BEST Arabidopsis thaliana protein match is: Zinc finger, C3HC4 type (RING finger) family protein (TAIR:AT1G12760.1); Has 9547 Blast hits to 9526 proteins in 279 species: Archae - 0; Bacteria - 6; Metazoa - 2543; Fungi - 730; Plants - 5047; Viruses - 25; Other Eukaryotes - 1196 (source: NCBI BLink).), which yields MSRETTTEATPLILTDGGGGRRSVRRQGLREAARLLRHASSGRMMMREPSMLVREAAAEQLEERQSDWAYSKPVVVLDFVWNLAFVVVATAVLVLSSDENPNMPLRVWIIGYGLQCMMHMVCVCVEYRRRNSRRRRDLSPRSSSSSSSSSSSMDEEEGLGLSRNSDERYLELGQLENENNSFAKHLESANTMISFIWWVIGFYWVSSGGQELAQGSPQLYWLCIVFLGFDVFFVVFCVALACVIGIAVCCCLPCIIAVLYAVAEQEGASKEDIDQLTKFKFRKVGDTMKHTVDEEQGQGDSGGVMTECGTDSPVEHALPHEDAECCICLSAYEDETELRELPCGHHFHCGCVDKWLYINATCPLCKYNILKSSNYEEGEEV from the exons atgTCAAGAGAGACGACGACGGAAGCAACGCCTTTGATTTTAAccgacggaggaggaggaaggagATCGGTGAGAAGACAAGGGTTAAGAGAAGCGGCGAGGTTACTAAGACATGCAAGTAGCGGgagaatgatgatgagagaGCCATCGATGCTTGTTCGTGAAGCTGCGGCTGAGCAGCTTGAAGAGAGACAAAGCGATTGGGCTTATTCGAAACCTGTAGTGGTTTTGGATTTCGTTTGGAATCTTGCTTTTGTCGTTGTTGCTACAGCTGTTTTGGTACTTAGCAGCGATGAGAATCCGAATATGCCTCTTAGGGTTTGGATTATTGGGTATGGGTTGCAATGTATGATGCATatggtttgtgtttgtgttgagTATCGTAGGAGgaatagtagaagaagaagagatttgagTCCAAGATctagctcttcttcttcttcttcttcttcttctatggatgaagaagaaggtttgggTTTGAGTAGAAACTCAGATGAACGTTACTTGGAGCTAGGTCAATTAGAGAATGAAAACAATAG TTTTGCTAAGCATCTAGAATCTGCAAATACGATGATCTCATTTATATGGTGGGTTATTGGATTTTATTGGGTATCTTCTGGTGGTCAAGAGTTAGCACAAGGATCCCCACAGCTTTATTG GTTGTGTATAGTCTTTCTTGGTTTCGATgtgttctttgttgttttctgcGTTGCATTGGCTTGTGTTATCGGCATTGCTGTTTGCTGCTGCTTGCCTTGCATCATTGCAGTTCTATACGCCGTAGCAGAACAG GAAGGAGCTTCGAAAGAAGACATTGACCAACTTACTAAATTCAAATTCCGAAAGGTTGGTGATACTATGAAACACACtgttgatgaagaacaagGACAAGGAGATTCTGGAGGAGTGATGACTGAATGTGGTACAGATTCACCCGTTGAACATGCTCTTCCTCATGAGGATGCA GAATGCTGCATTTGTCTTTCCGCTTATGAAGACGAGACAGAGCTAAGAGAACTTCCTTGTGGCCACCATTTCCATTGCGGTTGTGTGGATAAATGGCTTTACATAAATGCTACTTGTCCCCTCTGCAAATACAACATCCTCAAGAGTAGCAACTACGAAGAAGGCGAGGAAGTCTAG
- a CDS encoding Cystatin/monellin superfamily protein (Cystatin/monellin superfamily protein; CONTAINS InterPro DOMAIN/s: Cystatin-related, plant (InterPro:IPR006525); BEST Arabidopsis thaliana protein match is: Cystatin/monellin superfamily protein (TAIR:AT1G63200.1); Has 69 Blast hits to 67 proteins in 2 species: Archae - 0; Bacteria - 0; Metazoa - 0; Fungi - 0; Plants - 69; Viruses - 0; Other Eukaryotes - 0 (source: NCBI BLink).), translated as MSEFEGWIKWLEPVFLLWKPEDPGYERPAYRDWTKEEDEPKYSPEKELALLDKQILASDGFDIDFTHFRCVFNYHLAYLDSHEFVDEPETTRDLLERLSRKALDDYNQESRTQFEFVKVVKANFHFCCAIMFLITFEVVDPYDNLIKLFQTRVRHAEDIVTEYVFCRPKPNQGVECIGVKNNDGKDVQTNVKEQEIGVGASICHKE; from the exons ATGAGTGAATTTGAAG GCTGGATCAAATGGCTCGAACCAGTGTTTTTGCTGTGGAAACCTGAGGATCCTGGCTATGAGAGACCAGCGTATAGGGATTGGAccaaagaggaagatgagCCTAAGTACTCACCAGAGAAAGAACTTGCCTTACTCGACAAACAAATCCTTGCAAGCGAT GGTTTTGATATCGACTTCACACACTTCCGTTGTGTATTCAATTACCATCTTGCTTATCTCGATTCACATGAATTCGTTGATGAGCCAGAAACCACAAGAGATTTACTCGAGAGGCTCTCTAGGAAGGCCCTTGATGACTACAATCAAGAATCA agaacacaATTTGAGTTTGTCAAGGTTGTGAAAGCAAACTTTCACTTTTGTTGTGCGATTATGTTTCTCATAACCTTCGAAGTTGTTGACCCTTATGATAACTTGATCAAACTCTTCCAAACAAGGGTTCGCCACGCTGAAGATATCGTGACTGAGTACGTCTTTTGCAGGCCGAAACCCAATCAAGGAG TGGAATGCATTGGTGTGAAGAACAATGATGGGAAAGATGTCCAAACAAATGTCAAGGAACAAGAG ATTGGAGTAGGAGCTTCTATATGCCACAAGGAGTGA
- the UGE3 gene encoding UDP-D-glucose/UDP-D-galactose 4-epimerase 3 (UDP-D-glucose/UDP-D-galactose 4-epimerase 3 (UGE3); CONTAINS InterPro DOMAIN/s: NAD-dependent epimerase/dehydratase (InterPro:IPR001509), NAD(P)-binding domain (InterPro:IPR016040), UDP-glucose 4-epimerase (InterPro:IPR005886); BEST Arabidopsis thaliana protein match is: UDP-D-glucose/UDP-D-galactose 4-epimerase 1 (TAIR:AT1G12780.1); Has 41147 Blast hits to 41136 proteins in 2978 species: Archae - 810; Bacteria - 24610; Metazoa - 646; Fungi - 484; Plants - 1052; Viruses - 38; Other Eukaryotes - 13507 (source: NCBI BLink).): MGSSVEQNILVTGGAGFIGTHTVVQLLNQGFKVTIIDNLDNSVVEAVHRVRELVGPDLSTKLEFNLGDLRNKGDIEKLFSNQRFDAVIHFAGLKAVGESVGNPRRYFDNNLVGTINLYETMAKYNCKMMVFSSSATVYGQPEIVPCVEDFELQAMNPYGRTKLFLEEIARDIHAAEPEWKIILLRYFNPVGAHESGRIGEDPKGIPNNLMPYIQQVAVGRLPELNVFGHDYPTMDGSAVRDYIHVMDLADGHVAALNKLFSDSKIGCTAYNLGTGQGTSVLEMVSSFEKASGKKIPIKLCPRRAGDATAVYASTQKAEKELGWKAKYGVDEMCRDQWNWANKNPWGFQKKP, translated from the exons ATGGGTTCTTCTGTGGAACAGAACATTTTGGTGACTGGTGGTGCTGGATTCATTGGAACACATACTGTTGTTCAGCTTTTGAATCAGGGTTTTAAGGTTACGATCATTGATAATCTTGATAACTCTGTCGTTGAAGCTGTTCATAGGGTTAGGGAACTTGTTGGTCCTGATCTCTCTACCAAGCTTGAATTCAATCTG GGTGATCTAAGAAACAAAGGAGATATTGAGAAACTCTTTTCCAATCAGAG ATTTGATGCTGTGATTCACTTTGCTGGTCTTAAAGCTGTGGGAGAAAGTGTTGGAAACCCTCGTCGTTACTTTGATAATAACTTAGTTGGAACTATCAATCTATATGAGACCATGGCAAAATACAACTGCAAAATG ATGGTGTTTTCGTCGTCTGCAACAGTTTATGGTCAACCTGAAATAGTCCCATGTGTGGAAGACTTTGAGTTACAGGCTATGAATCCTTATGGTCGTACTAAG CTGTTTCTTGAAGAGATAGCTAGAGACATTCACGCTGCGGAACCAGAATGGAAGATAATTCTTCTGAGGTACTTCAATCCGGTTGGAGCTCACGAGAGTGGAAGAATTGGAGAAGATCCAAAGGGCATACCGAATAATCTCATGCCTTATATCCAACAAGTGGCGGTTGGAAGATTACCTGAACTCAATGTATTTGGACATGATTATCCTACCATGGATGGTAGCGCG GTTAGAGACTACATCCATGTAATGGATTTAGCAGATGGCCATGTGGCTGCGttaaacaaattgttttcagACTCAAAGATTG GCTGTACTGCTTATAATCTTGGCACTGGTCAAGGAACTTCTGTCTTAgaaatggtttcttcttttgaaaaagCTTCTGGCAAG AAAATACCTATCAAGCTATGTCCAAGAAGAGCTGGAGATGCAACAGCTGTTTATGCTTCAACTCAGAAAGCTGAGAAGGAACTTGGCTGGAA gGCAAAATATGGAGTTGATGAGATGTGCAGAGATCAATGGAACTGGGCAAATAAGAATCCATGGGGTTTCCAGAAGAAGccttga
- a CDS encoding Cystatin/monellin superfamily protein (Cystatin/monellin superfamily protein; CONTAINS InterPro DOMAIN/s: Cystatin-related, plant (InterPro:IPR006525); BEST Arabidopsis thaliana protein match is: Cystatin/monellin superfamily protein (TAIR:AT1G63190.1); Has 85 Blast hits to 83 proteins in 2 species: Archae - 0; Bacteria - 0; Metazoa - 0; Fungi - 0; Plants - 85; Viruses - 0; Other Eukaryotes - 0 (source: NCBI BLink).) — translation MCDIDGSWVAWLEPAYLLWKPGGRGYVRPSCMTRTEEDKPELTPEEELALMTKQVNASDGFDIDFSSFLCVFNYHPAILHSDQFADDEFDTTEDLLKSLAQEALDDHNGRHGTEYEFVKVVKANFHFACAMMFLITFQVKDPYDDMVKLFQTRVRHGKHITTNYVFCRPKPNQGVKYFGIKKVVKRDIEQVVKSHVPKDVVKKQKLEDEPLCATRS, via the exons ATGTGTGATATCGATGGAA GTTGGGTTGCGTGGCTCGAACCTGCGTATTTGCTGTGGAAACCTGGGGGCCGTGGCTATGTTAGACCTTCATGCATGACTAGGACGGAGGAAGATAAGCCTGAGCTCACACCAGAGGAAGAACTTGCCCTTATGACCAAACAAGTCAATGCTAGCGAT GGGTTTGATATAGATTTCAGTTCCTTCCTCTGTGTATTCAACTACCATCCTGCTATTCTCCATTCTGATCAATTCGCTGACGATGAGTTTGATACTACTGAGGATTTACTCAAGAGCCTTGCTCAGGAAGCTCTTGATGACCACAATGGCAGACATGGCACAGAGTATGAGTTTGTTAAAGTTGTTAAAGCCAATTTTCACTTTGCTTGTGCGATGATGTTTCTCATAACATTTCAAGTCAAGGATCCTTATGATGACATGGTTAAGCTCTTCCAAACAAGGGTACGCCACGGTAAACATATCACTACTAACTATGTCTTCTGCAGACCTAAACCCAATCAAGGAg tGAAATACTTTGGAATCAAGAAAGTTGTCAAGAGAGATATTGAGCAAGTTGTCAAGAGCCATGTTCCCAAAGATGTcgtcaagaaacaaaa ATTGGAGGATGAGCCTTTGTGTGCCACAAGGAGTTAG